AACGCAAACCAAAACTCTAATTCTCCAAAAAGTTTAACAGTTAATAGATTTAATCCTAATAAAATTATCAAACAAATGACAGGAGCAACCCATTGAGGTATCTCGAACCAATATTGAACATAAACACCAACTGCAATTATATCGGCCATCGCAATCATGACCCAACAAAACCAATAAGTCCAACCAGTAACATATCCTGCCCAAGGTCCGAGGTAGTCCGCAGCGAAATCTGTGAAAGATTGATAGCCTGAATTGGACAAAAGCAGTTCTCCTAATGCCCGCATTACAAAAAATACAGCGATTCCGATAATTAAATAAGCGAAGATAATCGAAGGCCCTGCTAATTGAATCGCCTTACCTGAACCTAAAAATAGTCCTGTACCAATCGTTCCGCCGATCGCAATTAGCTGAACGTGCCGGTTTTTTAAATCTTTTTTCAACTCTTGTTGTGCCACCTTCATTCCTCCAATACTTATTTTGATAGTAAAGCAAATGCTTGTACTAAGCACAATAAAAAAGAGATTGGAAGCTCCAATCTCTTAAAACGACAGAATAAAAAACAATATTTGTTATTCTTTATATAAAAATAACAAACAGTATTCGATACTCTTCTGTCCTTTTGCCTGAGATTATGAACCCTTCGGCGCCGCGATTAATCGCGTCCTCTCCAGAAGCTGCTCCTGCTATAGTTTGATCCATAGCAATCATAGCTCGCTTATTAAATTTAGTAATAAAGTGAATACTTAAAACCACTTTAATAAATATTGTGCGATAATTTAAAACTTTATCAGTATTTTTTCATTCGGTCAATACTATTTGAAATAGTTTACTTATAAAATCATATTTACATCAGAATTCTTTTCTAGCCTACTCCTCGAATTAGCATCTAAAAGTTTGATTGATCCATTAATGCCCAAAACCTGCAAATACTAGAAAAACTCTTAAAAATACCAGTCCAAAACATGCCCCTATAATCATTTTTATTGTTTGATGACTTCTGAATCCCTTCCACAATATTTCATAAAAGGTGACATAGCTCAGCGATCCGATTGCTATCCCCATAATCATTGTTTGCAGTTTTGGCGAATGCAAATCGATGCTCATTCCCAAATAGGTATTTAACCCCACTGCAAAAGATAGAAGACAGCTAAACACTATAAATTTTTTAACTTTCTGTTTCGAATTCAAAGCAGTAACCATTAATACCATGCCTTCAGGTATTTGGTGTATTAAAATGGCGATTAGTAATGAAGGGTGATAAAAATGCTGCTCAGATAAATTTAATCCCAATGCAAGTCCAGTTGGAATGCTGTGAATAAACAATGACAAAAACAAAAGAAAAAAGGTCTCTTGATACTCAGATTCAATATGTTTAGCACTGTGTAAATATTTTTCAAAAAGCAGCATCATAAAAATACCTAAAGAAACCCCAGAGACTATCCCAATATGCTGATATTTAGAAACTACTTCAGGAATTAAATCAAACGCCAACAAACCTGCTAAAATTCCACCGCAGAAAACATTAAGATACAAATGATTTCTATTAAAATACCGCCTAATGAACGGAACAGCTAATCCCCCTAAAGCTGTTCCGAAGAAGATAAACACCCCAATAATTATGCTTGTTCTAATTTCCCCTATCATGAGCTCCCCCATCAATGTCCATTTCTATAGTGTATTCAAGAAAAAATCCCCAATGACATCGAACTCAATGAGAGCGAATGACATACAGATGAATTTTAGGGATAAAAAAAACTGACTAGCAAAAGCATAGTCAGGAAGGCTGTGTGCAAGCAATAATCTAGAATCTTCTTTTTAAAGATGGAGACACGATCGTTTTCTCTAACAAATATTGTACTCCATATAACAAATATGCTTTATAGTGGAGGTAAATAAAAAATTGGAAATGATTTAATCCATTAAGGCTTATGATTTTTAATTTTTTAAGAATATCAATAAAAAGAAAAGCAAATAATCCATCAGCAATCACGTTTAGGAAAGCAAACTTTTTAAAGTTTCCGAACGAAAATTTAAGTAACCACATGGATAATGGCATATAAGGACCCACACTAAACGGGAGTTCATCCTTTAGAAAAGATTTGCGCTTATCGTAAAACTTCCACCAATTCCTTTTATGACCATACAGGTGATTAAGAATCTCAAAAATAACAATAAAAACCCCTGAAATCGAATATCTTTTAAAACTCCGCTTTCCGATAAAAAGCAGCGATAACCAGGGAAATAAGATTATTGCTATATTAAAGAATAAGTGTCTTTTTGTTATCATTCATTTCACCTCAGCCGATTTTGTCCAACTTTGTTTATCCTTTCCAAAAATCACAAAAAAAAACCGCCCATTTGAGCGGTCATTCTTTATTCAACAACATTATTTTCTGGTTGTGTTCTTAATTCTTCATTTCGATTGATTAATAGCCTATTTGCACAGTACTTTATAATTTCTCTTCTTGTAACAATTCCGATAAAGACTCCACCATCATCAACAACTGGAACAAAGTTCTGCTCCATTGCCCGTTCTATGATATCTTCAATTTCAGCGTTTATCGAGATTGCTTCATTACTTCGCATGAGCGGAATATCTTTTAGTTTCGTTTTATGTGTATTTTCGAACGATAAACCCGGGTGTTTTTGATTTTCCACAACAAATCCCCCTCCGTTATAGTACCCACATATTTCCCATCATTATCTAATAGTGGGACTGCGGAGTATTTATGATACTCCATTTTTTCTAACGCCTGTCTCATCGTTGATTCAAATTTAATAAATGCTACATCCTGTTTAGGAATCAAGAAAAATGCAATATTCAAGAAAAAGCCTCCTTCTTACCAGTGCTCGAAATTCGTTCATACTTTTCTTATAATTGATCCCCAATATTGAATACTCTATTTTTTTATTTTTGGCTTTGTTAAATTTGTCTGTTGATTTCCGCTGCAGGTACTCGCTTTCCGCGGGGAGTCCGGGAGCCTCCTCGGCGCCATAGCGCCTGTGGGGTCTCCCGTGTCACCTTCTCCCGCAGGAGTCTCGCACCTTCCGCTCCAATCAACAGATTGCTCAAAAAACAACATTGTTCTTTAACACAGCCTTATTTTTAATAATTCTAGTCCTATTATAATCAGCAAAATAAAAAGACCTACTCTTTGACAAGTAGCATTTACTGCAACAAAGCGATGATCCCAGCAGTAAATCCCTCTTGAAAATGGTGGTCTGTATGACCCCCTTCGCTTTAGCCGACGAAGTTAGCTGACGGGTAGGATGGCGAAAGAGTGCTCTCATCCCTTCTAATTATGTAGAATTAACCCCAAATAGTTGGTTCCTCCGCTCCCAAACAGATGGGATTAGGCCGAGTTATATTTTGTTGTGTTAACGTGCCTATTCTACTACTCTTTTTTGCTATTTGTAAATAAGTAGAATTAGCTATATTCACTCCTTATTTCAAGACTTGGTCACTCATACGTTAAATCTCTTTCATTTTCATGCTTTCTCCATAAAAAAGCGTCTCTTCATAGAGACGCGCATACGGAGAAAGTTCCATCAAAGAGGTATTAAAAGAAGGCATGATTTTTCCCTTTCATCCTACCCTTTCGACTATCTTCTAGGACTTATCAATAATTTGATTGCTGTCCTGTTTTCATTGGAAATTAAAACATCTGCAAATGCAGGTACAAACACAAGATTCACACCGATCGGAGCAACGAATCCTCTTGCAATCGCTATCGCTTTTATAGCTTGATTTAATGCACCAGCTCCAATAACTTGGATTTCAATTTTCCCCTTTTCTCTTAACATTCCAGCAATGGCTCCAGCAACAGAATTTGGATTGGATTTCGATGAAACTTTTAGTACATTATCCATATTCATTTTTCCTCCTAAAATTCAATACAATGATGTGATCACTGGATAGAATGGAATGAGCGTATTATTAATCATATTCAAATTTGTATTTAACAGAACTCATTTTAAAGGATAATTCTACCTTCACGTCGAAATAAATAGAAAAGGGGTTGGCCCAATGAATAAAGTTGAACTATTAACAAAGCTACGCAATTCTAGTCGAGGTAATATGTTTTCAACAGAAATACCAAAGACTACAAAAGAAGATGAGAAAAAGATTGAACAATTAGCTGAAGAATTAGAAAGTGAAGGAAAAATCAAGATAAGAGAATGTGTTCAACGTGAATACTCTGTTTTTCTACACGGGATCATTAAGTATGCAGCCGAATAGTCGGTTGCATGTTTATTTTCGTACCGTTAAACCAAAAAAATCACATTAGCCAGATATTCTTTTGTCTAACGTGATTTTTATTATCTTATTTACTTTCTATTTTCTTCTAATTTCTCAAGAGATTCCTACTACATCACAGTGTCTTATAATAATCTCTTAGCTCTTGCTTTACCTCATCGGGCAAATTGTGCCACCTTATTCCCCAAAGTGCTCCCTCTAATGCACAAAGCATATTGAAACAAGCTGTTGGATCGTTAAGTTTGAGTCTTCTAAATGCTCCTTTACTTCCAAGTTCTTCAAGTGACTGTGGTGTTTCAATACCTACTTCTAATAGTTTCCCCTCAATCACTTTACTAATATTAATCATATCATGTAAGGTGTTCATTATTTTCACCCCATATTACAAGGAATTAGCCTTTTTTTATTGAACAAGACTCATATGCGCCTAATTTCCGCTCCCTTTAATAATAACGTAATATAAGGCAAATTATATAATCGGTTCAAAATTTTTCACTTTACTCAACCGATAAGCTAATAAGAAGATGACGAAATAAATAGGAAAAGAATAAAAGATATGCCAATCTTTTAATACGTAAAAACCAAGCCATATAAATAATGGCTCTCCTATAAAAGTATTTATACTTGCAAAAATCAATCCTTTTATGATGGGGGAAATATTCGGTTTAATTTGAATTAAGGTCATTACAAAAATAGGAAGCAAAACCCAATCCCAAGGTAAATATGATGGGATTGAAGGAAGCACTTTCCCTGTATAGTACCACTTACCGTATTGCACGCCTAAGAAATCACACCAAGAAGAAACAATAATAACAAACATCCCTGAAAATAAAAGACGATTTGAACTGTTTTTTTTTCGTATTTTTATCCAAAAAATGATCGGTAAAATAGTAAAAACGATAAGAGATAACCAAAAATCCCAATGGAACAAAGTATGATCCATCCAATATTTTAAGAAATCATGATTCGCTTTTGTAACATCTTGATAAAATTCACCGACTTTTTCAATCTTATCTTTCGATTGTATAGTTTTCATTATTTTCTGCCCTTAACTATTTTTTAGTATATTATTTAGGAGTTAGATTATCTTATCTCCAGCAAACCGATCAATTGCTTATTAATTGATAACGCTACACCTTTGTTCGCTTTCATTTATCGGATAGAGCTAAATAGTTTCTTTTCTTTCAAGAATTGAAAGCTATACATGAGTAAAGATTTTAAAAAGAACAATAGTGATAATTGATAATTCTTTAATCGAACAAGAGAACCTAGTCCAATTTTTTTACAAAAAGTAACGAATGGATAAACAAATAAAGTATCTATAACCAAGTTAGTAGTTAAATAAAGAAAAAAATTGCCATAAGTAAGTTTTAAAATCCACATTGAGCCAATGAAAAATGGTCCCCATATTAATGGAAACTCTCCTGATAATTTAGGATGGAGTTTTTCATAAGCCCACCACCATCTTCTATTTTTTGCAATTATACTTTCACCCTTTACAAAAAGAGACATGAATGTACTTGTTAATAAATACCTTTTTAAAGATTCCTTTCCTAATAAAGGGAATGTGAACCAAGGAAATATAAACAATCCAATTAGAATTAATTTTAAATACTTATGATATTTCATGAAATAACCCCCTATAAACCATTAAGAATAAAATCCCCTAAAATCAGGAAAATATTTAAACATATAACAATCATTAATTAAAAAAATCCACGCTTGACCATTTATATTCATACAAGCCCCTAACTAGCAATGGAATATAATATAAGAAAATAATGTATTTAGGCGGTGTTTACTATGTCTTTTAAGTTATCGATAGAGCAGCCTATTCTAACATTTAAAACTTCAAAGGGGAGTCAATACTGGCTAGATGAATATGGCCGTTCCCAAAGGTTTAAATCTTATCATCCAAATCATGGTGTTGATAATCAAGGGATAAGAGAACCCTATAACCATGTCATTTTTGTTAGTAATGAACATGCCCATACTTTAGACTTAGCTGCAGACTATAAAGGAAAATGGTGGATGATTATCCGTAAAAGTACGATATGTATCGTAGCATATGATTCTGAAAAACAACTGCGTATGATTGCTGGTCCATTTGATTTTTCTTTCGAACCTAAACTCAAATTAGCGCCTATTGAGATAAAGAATTTAATATACGCAGACAGCATCCAGGGATATTATGTCCAAGGGTATTTTCATATAGGTAATGAAATTGTCGAGTTGGAGTATTTTTATAGTTAGATATTCAAAAAAATGACTATCAACATAATCAGTTCATGATTATGCGGACAGTCCAATCCATGATTAAAAATGACCAATTTCATCTAAAAGAAGAAGGCTAGCTACCAGCTAGAGGT
The DNA window shown above is from Bacillus sp. T3 and carries:
- a CDS encoding CBO0543 family protein, translating into MKTIQSKDKIEKVGEFYQDVTKANHDFLKYWMDHTLFHWDFWLSLIVFTILPIIFWIKIRKKNSSNRLLFSGMFVIIVSSWCDFLGVQYGKWYYTGKVLPSIPSYLPWDWVLLPIFVMTLIQIKPNISPIIKGLIFASINTFIGEPLFIWLGFYVLKDWHIFYSFPIYFVIFLLAYRLSKVKNFEPII
- a CDS encoding TfoX/Sxy family protein, whose translation is MNTLHDMINISKVIEGKLLEVGIETPQSLEELGSKGAFRRLKLNDPTACFNMLCALEGALWGIRWHNLPDEVKQELRDYYKTL
- a CDS encoding ZIP family metal transporter, with protein sequence MIGEIRTSIIIGVFIFFGTALGGLAVPFIRRYFNRNHLYLNVFCGGILAGLLAFDLIPEVVSKYQHIGIVSGVSLGIFMMLLFEKYLHSAKHIESEYQETFFLLFLSLFIHSIPTGLALGLNLSEQHFYHPSLLIAILIHQIPEGMVLMVTALNSKQKVKKFIVFSCLLSFAVGLNTYLGMSIDLHSPKLQTMIMGIAIGSLSYVTFYEILWKGFRSHQTIKMIIGACFGLVFLRVFLVFAGFGH
- a CDS encoding stage V sporulation protein S; the encoded protein is MDNVLKVSSKSNPNSVAGAIAGMLREKGKIEIQVIGAGALNQAIKAIAIARGFVAPIGVNLVFVPAFADVLISNENRTAIKLLISPRR